tgcatacttctcttgcgtagccgtgtaatcgggccgatatagctaatcaaataaaaaaaaattatccgaccaaggatatataaaatctaaggatattttcgatcaaattgttttctttttaattagattttgtgctataaattaactctgctgctaattttccaaaaatcgcacaatcggcacaaatttttaggggcccccaacacggcgaggccctaggcgaccgcctactccgcctaccgtttggtCCAACGCTGGCCATATCGCAACATTCTGGGTCAGAAGGACTACGAGTATGTACGCTGCTGATTTATTCTCCTCTATTCCTTTGTATATCCCTACCCGTGTTTTACTTAATTGTCCTCCTCCAATATTTTGAAAGTTTAATTCCTAAAATGTGCTagattttctttaaaaaacaccaaacaataTTTGTATTAGAACGTGTTAAAACATGGCACCGATAATATATTAGATTTTTAGAGCCATAACGCTAAAAATACTATATTTTAGTGTGTATAACGTCCCCCATTCAGTTAATGTATGTCATAATGATCCAATTTATGCAGATAGTGATGACGAGGATGACAACATTGACAAATACATCGTTGGTAATGCGCTTGAAAACTCCAGTAAGGACGAAATGGAATAATAACCGGGAGTTTCATGTTAATTATGAActgtaaaaatataattttgtatATAGTGTAAAATTAGACATTAAAATCttgtttacaaaaataattaacaattCATCATGTGGATCGTTATATTCATTAAAATACGGTAATTTGCTTCCCTCTTTTTAGtgtatttataattattttaaaggtcaatttttttgcgataaattatgcatgaatgaatagaaaaatatagaaaaatttaaaataaattaaattgtatttCAAAGACTGAAAGATTGTAAGCAAATATCAAAATCAAGTGTTCATTTAgttacattaaacattaatcgACTTAAAAACATCTTAACTAGTAAATGAAGTTTAATAGATGATTCTTCGTAACTATCCATGATTAAAGTGAAACTTATTCCTGAACCATGTTATTACTAGCGATATGATCAAAATTACGCAGAGTCAACAGTCgtctataaataaataagttgaGAACACTGTTTGGTTAACACCCGCCGTGACGGATGAGTACGCGCATGCACAGCAAGAGAATCGGTCACGCATGATgcaatttatagtttttttttgttcaaaaatttGTTGAGATATCTCGTCTGCGTTTGCGCATTTTGCGATGGGTACGCATTTGGAACAGATGACTCACTTGCCTATTAAAATACATAGTCATGTGAATGATTAGATGAATCCCAGCaagttttaaacaaaatactGCCATGTAAAAAACATGGTTTACCACATTTCTCCAATATTATTAACATACGTTTTCATTTAggaattttaatttacacGTTTGTTTGGTGCAGCTGCAGCAATTAATAAATTGTGataacacaataaaaaattattttgtaatcactgctgctactactataGACAGCGCTTGAACATACTTATTTCATATATTAATGAACAACGTGAATGTATTGTatgatgtttaatgtttattgtttaaattctACACCGAGAACGATTTAAATTGCGTAAATGCAATGTTGTAATGACAAAGTTGCTTGAGCTTACATTAAACGCTAAGAAATTTTGAATTGGGACATGAACATTGTGAAATCGAACTGGATTAAACATTGATTGAATTGTTTAATCATTGCTATGAGCGGAGTATTAGTACCGTACCTAGTATTGGAGTGAATCTCGTATTGAAATTAACGTCGTCTAGCTGTTGTGCATGGTGCAACAACAAGCGAAAACTTACTTACTAGCGACGGATCATCAATGGATAGCTATGGATAAATGGATAACTAGTAGTAACCTTGCTCTAAAACAATTCTGAGCCCTGTTTCGTCTGACTTCTACATTTTCTAGGCCTAGAAGAAGACAACGCTGATTGCATTGTAAGCATTGCAATAAACTTGCTTTCATTTTGATTACAGCAGATTTTCAATTTGACTTAATTttgataaacatttttttgtagGGAAAATTCTTTTTCCAATCCCTCACAAATGTATAAAACAGATATTGTCACATTTTACATTATCTAAAGCAATATTATATATAATTGTCGAAAGTTCACGTATTATCTAAAGCAAAATATATTTCTATATATTTGAAATAAGGAGGGAATATAAATGTAATAAgctaaattttcgtaaggagggtgtttgtttttttcccccagaTTTACTGTGCATATACTCTCGTCaggtgaatgaaaaatgtagaTCGTGCAGTTCTGCCATTGGCATGCCATAGTGTGACATTGCTCCTGCACTCAATAcaacattaatttttatattttgtttgcaaattcaAATtagctaaaaaaaactaatttttgCGAGGAAAATCAAATATGTAAAAAACCTGATGGCAACCTCTCTTAGATTACATCGATTAATTGTAcataaaaacgaattttgtcgcTGTTTGttcaaacagaaaataaaaagcaagcaCGGTGAATGACTGTGGGAATGTAGGTGGAgttaagaaaaaataatgaaacagaTTTCAAGTACACAAACATATATGAAAATTTCACTTTAAACCTTATTGACTAAAGCAGACACGATTTAGAGACGCATTGTCATTACGATATTGAGAGACGTACGTATGATGAGTACGTAGTAGATCTTGGAAAGCTCTGAAATGGAACGAATGTGGCGTAAAAAAcgaatgtgaaatatttcacacataTACTGTTTCAAGGACCCCTTCAgcaaacatttaatttgctatatccattttttttctcaggCAGAAGTTATTTTTATGTCAAGCGTTTACTTCTGAGGCCAACGGTGAGAACATCTTGCACACGACATGCTTTAACGAAGCGCCTGATGTGTGTCAATTCGCCTACAACTGAACGATCGAGTTTGGAATCTGTGTTCCCTGCTTCCTGTTACTACCACATTGGTTCTCTAAATTTGGATACTCATCGTTGTAGCATCTCGCGCAAATTAATTAACATGCGATCGGATCTGCGCTTGCGCACATGAACTATCTATGCTTCAGTGTCTGTTTCGAACTTTTTTTAAGGCAGCCGCTTCATCACGGTCTGATGCAAAGCGGCTAAGTTTATCCCGGCACTCCCCACCACTGGGAAAAAACTTGTACCATCATAGTCGGAGCTAAGGAACGAGAAGCATTGGCTAGAATTTTGGCCAGTCAGTCACGTCGCTTCGGATTGAACAGTACTGTTTGCCTAGTACTGAATAGCTGCCTTGCCAGCAATTGTAGTGCAGTTTTGCCACAATTTTGGTTCATCCAAATTGAGTTTTTAGCTTGTTCTGAGGTGAGTTCTTGGTGATCGTGCAATACCGTTTGTTTACTTCTGCTTTCGAACCGACAAAACACATCTATCAAACTTTGTTACAACTGTGCTGTACTGTGTGCATCGTATCAGTGTTCAATTTATTCGACGATACAGCTACTTGATGGAAAAGTATCATTTTTCAAAATCAGTGAGTTCACGAAGAGTCACTCGTTCATCTTCTGTTCAAGACCTGCAACGAGCGTGACGCTGTATTTCCGCTGGATAAGTAAAAGCAATCATCCTTCAACCACGCGTGTCAATGTTCGAAAACTTAAGTGATTTTATAAACCTGTATGAGAAATGCAAGCGCGTTTCAATTACGTTAACGATATTGAACATTAATTCTATTTCAATTGTGTTTTATAGGGTCAGATATTTTCGCTAAGCtatacggtggttttcgtttaGCTATACTAAGCTGggttatttcattttaaattagtCCTGTTTACTTTCAAACttcaacaatttaatttcaaatcaaaCTTATTACAAAACCACAGCATTCAACTACTGAATTATTTAACTATGTCCTTGTTATTtgacatgattttttttaattacatgaTATTAGTGATTCATGTgatgtgatttatttttttgtctcgTCTGAACGGCCATATTGttcatttcaaaaattttatttactttaatcAGTTACATTTATCTAAAAACTTGATTTGCTTTGCTTCCGTTCAACGTTCAACATATTTCTTTTGTCCTTTTTAGTTGTGTTTAATACATAAAGCTTTACATTTGCCATATAAACCAGTCACTAGCTTAATTACCCGTTGTTGCCATTGAGTTCGGATCATGTTAGCAACGATCAGGATCAGAGATTCAAAAATTACTACAATTAAACAATATGCGACTTATTCAAACCTTGTCTACAAATTGTATGCAACTACTTTTACTTTGAAAGAGGCGATGTATCTGTCTGAGCATCGAACATTCTTAAGACATACCGTTAGCCTAGCACAAATATCTGCAACCTGTGTTTTAACGTCTTCAGTGTGAAGTGGTGGCAAAGTTTATAAATAGATACGTGTTGCGTGTTTTAGGTCACCGAGTGCTATGATCCAAATTTGGATCTCAGGTCTGCAGCCCACTGAGTAAAAATCATGCGTGTTTCGCATGCGCATTACATAGAAAGAAGCGCTGTGAAATTTCGAAAAGAACCACATGAGCTTAGAAGAGAAGTGCGACGATGTATTCGTTCAGCCTCAGTAAACATTCTTCTGTGCAAATGTAGGATGACCTCGGTGCCGGATTTCTGTACATAATTGCGCAATCTTCACTGTGaggataaaaatagaaatattgTTCGGTCCAAGAAATTTGCACCAGACAATATTCTATAGAAAACGTGTATGTTACCAACtggcaagcaacaaaaaaaagtctaCTACGAACTACAATGATATTAAAGTTAAGAAAGTGTTTATGTTTAAAGCGGAAGGAATATTTCTAATATATCTTCTAGACTTACTACAATCATTAATATAAATTCTGGTTTTCAGTTTATTAGGAGAGTATTTCGAGTTCTTCACCACCTAATTTAGGTTATTATCTCCATATAATTATTTCCTGTAAGAACGGAGTCGTTTGTATTACATTCAACGGCTCTTTTTGGATAAACTTGTCTTGAGCCAGGGGATTAAGGAATATCACTAATATTGAAATAATCCTGatttaatattctttttttggaATTAAAAATGGCTGTTGGAACGTTATTGGAATTCTCCGTACAATAACGATACGATAAATGCAAAACCGTACGAACCGTACGATCAACATTTGGAAATACCTATTTCTTCTGAAATTTCTTTGCTAATTCAGTTTTTTTGAGGAATAACtgtcaaatttaaataattttatgtaTATCAAGTAAATTTATGCTTACAAGATTTGATTTCCAAGCGAAACCATCGCTTCTGAACAAAACAGTTCTGTGTATTGCGATAtgttattaaatataaaatgaaattgttttctcttGTTAGACGTAAAGTTTCCAACTAAATCATCATGGCTGACGATGAAGCAAAGAAGGCGAAACAGGCCGAAATCGAGCGCAAGCGTGCCGAAGTGCGTAAGCGCATGGAGGAGGCTTCTAAGGCTAAAAAGGCCAAGAAGGGTTTCATGACTCCGGAGCGTAAGAAGAAGCTTAGGGTAAGTGTTAAAATAAACGGtccagaaaaaaatggaatgggTTTAGGTGTTACTGCTATCCCTACCTTACGCAATTTAACTCGTTTGACTGTTTTCCTTTGTCTCGATATAGTTACTTCTGCGTAAGAAAGCCGCTGAGGAACTAAAGAAAGAACAGGAGCGCAAGGCAGCCGAGCGTAGGCGCATCATTGAGGAGCGATGTGGCAAGCCCAAAAATATCGAGGAGGCTAACGAAGGTAACAAAAACTTGCTTACTTTACCTCCCATAAAACGATTTTACTTTACCCTATTCGTAAAAATTCACATAATCTCAATTGAACCGTTTTGATTCATGACGATCAAATTTCAAGATTTGTTAAGTTCATACTCACAGCAAGTTTTATTTCTCCATCGGTGAAATAATGTGTATTCTGTTTCCGACAATTAACatcatttttcaacaattgtgAACTTTATTGTACGTTTACATGTTTATGTAAGTGAGTAGTTCTTTAATTAGACATTTAGTCTAAGTTCTTTCGAAAAGAAGGTGAATGTGATATTCGCTTCGTGAAGCAAAAGATCACAATACATAGAattgaataaatttgtttgGTTAAATCTTTCATCAACCGATTAAACTCATAAAGAGAGATTGCTCTGTCGAGTCTTGTTCAATAAATCGACGTGTTAAGTTTTGaagtacattaaaataaaacttcaaaccaaatgtatatgtatataagTATGTGCCATTTGGAGCTTAGAATTTTCATTGAATGAACGATTGAGTTCAGATAAATTTGAGGATTGTTTAGGATTATCCTTTTCCCATTGCAAATTCCTAGATAAGTTGGAATTTTTTATCTAAGTGTCTCTTCACTAAGTATCTGttatatttaataaatcaattttcctCAATTTACTTTATCAcactaattaaaattgattattcTTTTGATTTATCACTGTTATTTGCGGTGgttctaattaaatttttaatcgaaaattttcgattaaattttaaaccttCTGTTCGAAAGCCCCTGCTTTCGAAGCAACGAAATTTGCTTTTCATATGGCAACAAACTGCTTACGAGTTTATGTGATCTTTGGTTGAATAAATCAACGTATTTTATGATTCGAAACACTTTAACACTTGTTCTTTATTTCTATATCTTGCACGATGTGCATATACGTCACACTTTTACACCAAACACATTAATCTTGTCATTCACCTTTTCAACACATGAACTGTACGCCGTACACACATCACCGGATTTACATCGAAATCCGCTTTTAATATCAGATCAAGCGAGAAAGATCCTACGCGACTATCATCAACGTATAAATAATCTGGAGGAGGAGAAGTATGATCTTGAGTATGTTGTTAAAAGGAAAGACATGGAGGTACATAGCACcgcaaatatttataaaagCTACAAAACTCCTACTTGAAAGAAGTACCGTTCGCTATTTCACTATGTGCTCCACTTTCTGCAAGGATCGAATACATGTCTTATTCGATTACATCTTCTTTGCATTATCTTCTCTTTACTGTGCACTCTTtaccttccttcctttcacAGTATCTTCTCGATCTACGCTGCATTGTTTgttattcattaaaattttatgCGCTCTTTTAATATTACGTGAAATTCTCTGtttatgttcttttttgtCTTCTGTGAGTGTATCTTACCATTTatgtatttgtatttattcACAATCATTTTAATAACCTTGTTTCTACATTTGTGTCCTCTATATGCTTACGATATCTATTCCGACTTTTGTTCAATAAACGTggctaaaaacaaatttacccTAAGATTATTGCACCAAACAGTTCAGCAATGCTATACATTATGTGTTATCTTCTTTTTCTATTCCTTAAATGGAACTGTTTTACTCGCAGAATATACTTATGCGTTAAACGATATGAACAATGCAATTGTACTGTAATTAAAAtagcaaatttttgtttgtttttctttcacataTAAATTTTCTATTAAGAATAGCCAAGTTCGTTCAAAGTTTGGATAATCGGGAGAATCGGGAGCCGATAAGTTTAttcaaagcaacaaaatagcGTGAATTATTCTccacattgaaaaaaaatagttttgcaTTACAGGCTCACATTTTTTAAGTGATTTCAATACTTTTCATGTTTTTGAGTTTTCAtaacaaatattttgaattttttttgttgctggaaacaaatcatttaaaaatgttcattttgtttgttcatttttaaaCATGAAAACATTGTTACCGCTCTTACTGGTACAAAAATGTTTATCATGAAATTACTTAAATTATAATAGTAATGAAATTACCCATTATTTAATCCTAGAAAACAACccatttaaatgttttggCAGTTTTCGCTGAATTCAAACAAATATGAAAGTTTCCTTAATCAAATATGTAAATTAACAGGTGCGGCAGGTTTATTATTTGTTCccttaataaaataattaaatcagGGTCATTTTGAAACTCTTATATTACTGAACTCTTCACATGTTATCTGCAATATATCTAAAGatgttaatttaaatattttagttattttcattttatttcaattcttATTATAGCCAGTCTGAAGAACATATGTAAAGAATACCACACCAGAATTTGTTCCCTAGAAGGCGAAAAAATTGATTATGAATATGAAGTTGCTAGGAAGGATTTTGAGGCAAGCAAATTTAAGCATTTCAGCTCAACCCAAAGGCATCGTCATAATAACAgatataattttgtttgaCGCAAGGGTTGCTAACAACGGTTTTGGCAAACCGCTTTGGAAGTAAACTCAATCGCTAGCAAATCATAACCGCTGGCAGGTTTTGTAGGTATAATTCTATAAACTTCACATTTTATATTACtttgaaaatatatttataatcaCTAATCCACAAAGTCTTTTTGTGCCAAAAAAGTCCAGCAATTGTGCCTTTTACTTGATCTTCAGCAAAGTACAGCTCGATATAAATCATTAGTGATCATAATGTTTGTCTTGAGCGTGTTCTATTTTACAATATTTAACTATATCAAACACATCAGCAAAGAAAACATGACCAATCCTGCTAGAATAATGCTCTCATAATGATAGAATAtcttatgtttgtttgctaccTGCCTCACTATGTATTTTTTCCCGGCATTTGGCCGATTTAACTATATGCAATGCAGActattgcaataaaatatgaCCAAGTGTTCGTTTGATGTGATCATAACACAAATCTATAGCTTCAGCAAAAAGCTTGAGCTCTTGTAAAGCCTTCACTGCTGCTATCTATATCTATTTTCAACGCCGCCTTATTTTTATACATGTTGGAATGCGTTAACAGCAAAGAAACCTCCTGTCACTGTGGTTTTAGATGCATAATGCCACTGTATCGTAACAATGGCTTCATGGCTTCTCTCTGAACATATATATTCCTATCATTatggtttattgttttttattctttagTTTATAAACATACGTTACACTAATGACTAATTTCGCATTACACAGTTGGTGGAGCCGATAGCTTTCCACAGAAGTTTATTGCGAAACGCACAGATTCTTTACTACATGAAGTAATTTTGTTCCCGAATATTGCTTTGCTGAGTCAACTTTATTTTTAGAAGTATCAATCATGTGCCGATAACAATTGCTTTTCGTGATTCTAATGCATTGTTAACGATAAAAAACGATCGTGGGACACTATATAAATCGCCTTGTTTGCGTTGCGCTCGCCGTAGTTTCTGATAATTATTGTGTTGTTAAATTTAAAGTGGACAATTATTGGGTTCGATATcttagaaaaaaaattctttggCGCATTCATCAGGGTAAGAGGTCTGGGTAAAAAATGCTAGTGAAAGGTTATCAGAATGTTTATGTTGTTTAGCTATACAGTcgtttcccgagttacgcgacactCGAGATACACGAATTTGATATACGCGGACCccaaaattttgacagttcgtaAAATTTTGTACGtggtatttaatttttaatttgtcaaatttcgaattttcccaaaaatacgttactttttaatattttgtacataaattttgttaaaaatttaacttaattgttgaaataaacgtaaaaacaacatttattaATGCACTTTGTACCGCCAAAAGAAGTAATCGATCtctgaatactaaatataaacgatattatacagggaattcgagttacgcgattTGCTCTGACAGGCGTTATTCGCGTTACTCAGGAGAAGACTGTTTTTCCATGTGTGTAACGATTTTTGGTTTGAACGATTTTTTTGAATATTAGAGTGGGCTATTGATAAAGTTGTGCATTATCAATTATGAGCCAGCGTAACTAGTAAAAAAACCATctaagattaaaaaaaaccccgttgTTCTTGAAAATCTGAAATCTGAACGGTAATTAAGATGCAGGTTATGTTGTGAGTCATACTAGAGAGACAAGAAACCACATATCTACTTTGATTAACGCTAAACTTAGAAGATAATAAGAGAGTAAAGAATCATTATTCGGTATTCCAGAAACCAAATTATATCATGAATATATTTCATGATTAATATCATGTGTTACTCATACGAGTTGTGCGAGTATTTTATGTGTAGTAGTATgttaattatttcaaaaataatttggGTGGACATTACGGCCTAGTCGTAAGGCATACATGCCTGTTTGGTACTGTTTGAAAcgatttatatatatatataatatataaatttaaatattaccAAGTTTATACAGCTTATAGATAATGTTTTTCCCCTCAAGTTGCGACACTGATCAATCATAAAAGATTCTTTAATGTAGATTCTTACATTCATTGAATAAGTGTCAGTTCTTCCAAAATCCGATAAAATCcgatagaaaataatttaaatactcTTGCCTatttcattctttttcatAGCTGAGCTTCAAACAATATGTAAGGAATATTGGAATAGGGTATTTGGTTTGGAAGGTGACAAATTTGATTTAGAAAGaatggaaaaattgaaacagtTTGAGGTAAATCAATTAAtctcattattttatttgagttttaaaatatttgagtGGCCTTTTTGATATTATTGTATTTACTTAAGTTTACacctttgattttattttcaaaattaagAACAATATTCACGATTGATGCCCCAAAAACTATCATTGGAAATTGCaaatattgttgttttatCCCAACATCCGACACATTGACAAACATGGATACACTCCCCTCAAACTCACTTTTGTATGGATATATGCATAAAACATGAATTAATATTGAAGAtaattttttctttcaacgacgtattgttttccatttatcTTCATGGATAGTTGTCAGTATTACATAGATTAACTAAGAGCATGAAttgtaaaaaatgaaatttaatctACATGGATTGATATTGATCCCTCATTTCTATATTCTTTAATAAGAACGTTACTCAAACCAACGCCAGCTATATTAATGAATGACCACCTTAATCAGTGCTTAAGCACATGTTCTATAACACACTCAACTGATGACAAAGCAACTCACGGTTACGGAATTCTACAAGCTATTTTGCcaatgaaaaaagaaacaagaaaaaaacacaaaaaatacaaaaactttGTTACCAATTAAGTGCTATAAACCAAGTCAACTtgatgaatgatttatttgaCTCACCGGTTTACTGCTGACAAACTTTTATTAAACCTCcttacattattatttatattcatattttacttgcaataaaatagaatatttgtatttgttatttaaatatgACCGGGTCAAATTTacagtttgatttttttttatttccaatgtTTGTAGTTACAACTGTAGTAATATTTGTAAGTTTATCCGTCCGTAACGTGTATTAAATCTTTTACTTTCGAACACCACTTCAATGCATTAATCTTGCTACGAATTGTcagattttaaattttacagttgtaaaatattattaattatgaTCTCATGACAATTCTGTTTGTCGTGCGTATTGACAATTACATAACGACAATCCAATTTACTGTGCAACATTACGTGTAGGGTACTTGATCGTAATATTCTCAATGAAACAGTATAAACATTGAGTTACAATCTGATTCTTTCAGTTTATCAGCATTACATGTTATCTGTTATTATGCGTTATTGTATTCCCACATAACTTCACATTACTTATTGAAACCTTCAATGTAAATGTTTACATTTGCAATATCCTTTGCCTAATAAATTTGTGTTGtgagttttcattccattATCTTAATTTTACATGTTTAATGGTAATCGTTATGAAGTCATGTCATAATACaaatattttgtaatttttcatACTGAGTACTATTGAACAAACCAATTGGTAAATAGTGGTTTGGTTTGAGTTGTTGCATAAGATGCCCTTAATTAttagttgattttatttcgatCGAAACTATTCCTTATTTAAGTATCAAAACTCGCTTTTCCCATTTGCAGACCAGTTGAAAGACATTGTAAAAGAATATTACAACCGTATGTATACGTGTGAAGGCCAAAAATGGGATTTGGAATATGAAGTCCGGAAAAGAGATTGGGAGGTACTGAATGAATTCGAAAACCATTTTAAACAGTTTAAAACCAATCCAGCAATTCACGTAAAATCCATGAAAACCCTTCTTTTAAATCCAGTCATTTTACCATTCCATGAATACATGCCCGACCACTCCTGAGTACCAGTGTTATATGTATATTCACTTAAAAATGTACATATATTTATAATATATGTTATATATACTTCACGATTAATATattatacatatatgtattacATGTATAAGCATATTCAAATGTAGTATGTATTCAAACGGAAAATTTCAATTCCATTACCATATGTTTCTCATTTTCATAATCCAAATCATTTTAGATAGTACTGCACTTTTAAAAAGCACATTTTATTATCTCTTAAAATCTTTAGACGTATTAAGTACTCCTTCTTATTTTTGAAGAATCATGTGATCATGCTGCATATTCGTTTGCTTCATTCTTTTGTCTCCAACTAAAAAAGAactttaattcaatttctatGTTTTTGAACATCACTTTTTCTTTCACATttgatgaaatgttttatttatgtgtATTGTTACAAAAATTCAATATACTGTTTCAACACTGATGCTTTTAGTTATG
This window of the Anopheles moucheti chromosome X, idAnoMoucSN_F20_07, whole genome shotgun sequence genome carries:
- the LOC128307321 gene encoding troponin I isoform X4; its protein translation is MADDEAKKAKQAEIERKRAEVRKRMEEASKAKKAKKGFMTPERKKKLRLLLRKKAAEELKKEQERKAAERRRIIEERCGKPKNIEEANEAELQTICKEYWNRVFGLEGDKFDLERMEKLKQFEISDLNAQVNDLRGKFVKPTLKKVSKYENKFAKLQKKAAEFNFRNQLKVVKKKEFTLEEEDKEKKPDWSKKGDKVKEEAAEAVEAEA
- the LOC128307321 gene encoding troponin I isoform X1; translation: MADDEAKKAKQAEIERKRAEVRKRMEEASKAKKAKKGFMTPERKKKLRLLLRKKAAEELKKEQERKAAERRRIIEERCGKPKNIEEANEDQLKDIVKEYYNRMYTCEGQKWDLEYEVRKRDWEISDLNAQVNDLRGKFVKPTLKKVSKYENKFAKLQKKAAEFNFRNQLKVVKKKEFTLEEEDKEKKPDWSKKGDKVKEEAAEAVEAEA
- the LOC128307321 gene encoding troponin I isoform X8, producing the protein MADDEAKKAKQAEIERKRAEVRKRMEEASKAKKAKKGFMTPERKKKLRLLLRKKAAEELKKEQERKAAERRRIIEERCGKPKNIEEANEASLKNICKEYHTRICSLEGEKIDYEYEVARKDFEISDLNAQVNDLRGKFVKPTLKKVSKYENKFAKLQKKAAEFNFRNQLKVVKKKEFTLEEEDKEAKKSEKADWQKK
- the LOC128307321 gene encoding troponin I isoform X7, producing the protein MADDEAKKAKQAEIERKRAEVRKRMEEASKAKKAKKGFMTPERKKKLRLLLRKKAAEELKKEQERKAAERRRIIEERCGKPKNIEEANEAELQTICKEYWNRVFGLEGDKFDLERMEKLKQFEISDLNAQVNDLRGKFVKPTLKKVSKYENKFAKLQKKAAEFNFRNQLKVVKKKEFTLEEEDKEAKKSEKADWQKK
- the LOC128307321 gene encoding troponin I isoform X6, translating into MADDEAKKAKQAEIERKRAEVRKRMEEASKAKKAKKGFMTPERKKKLRLLLRKKAAEELKKEQERKAAERRRIIEERCGKPKNIEEANEDQARKILRDYHQRINNLEEEKYDLEYVVKRKDMEISDLNAQVNDLRGKFVKPTLKKVSKYENKFAKLQKKAAEFNFRNQLKVVKKKEFTLEEEDKEAKKSEKADWQKK
- the LOC128307321 gene encoding troponin I isoform X5, which encodes MADDEAKKAKQAEIERKRAEVRKRMEEASKAKKAKKGFMTPERKKKLRLLLRKKAAEELKKEQERKAAERRRIIEERCGKPKNIEEANEDQLKDIVKEYYNRMYTCEGQKWDLEYEVRKRDWEISDLNAQVNDLRGKFVKPTLKKVSKYENKFAKLQKKAAEFNFRNQLKVVKKKEFTLEEEDKEAKKSEKADWQKK
- the LOC128307321 gene encoding troponin I isoform X2, encoding MADDEAKKAKQAEIERKRAEVRKRMEEASKAKKAKKGFMTPERKKKLRLLLRKKAAEELKKEQERKAAERRRIIEERCGKPKNIEEANEDQARKILRDYHQRINNLEEEKYDLEYVVKRKDMEISDLNAQVNDLRGKFVKPTLKKVSKYENKFAKLQKKAAEFNFRNQLKVVKKKEFTLEEEDKEKKPDWSKKGDKVKEEAAEAVEAEA
- the LOC128307321 gene encoding troponin I isoform X3, with product MADDEAKKAKQAEIERKRAEVRKRMEEASKAKKAKKGFMTPERKKKLRLLLRKKAAEELKKEQERKAAERRRIIEERCGKPKNIEEANEASLKNICKEYHTRICSLEGEKIDYEYEVARKDFEISDLNAQVNDLRGKFVKPTLKKVSKYENKFAKLQKKAAEFNFRNQLKVVKKKEFTLEEEDKEKKPDWSKKGDKVKEEAAEAVEAEA